GAACAGATTATCCGGGCACTGAAGGAGAACGAAGCCGGTGCCAAAGTGGCCGATATCTGCCGCCAGGCAGGTATTTGTGAAGCCACTTTCTACAACTGGAAGTCCAAATACGGTGGACTGGAAGTGAATGAAGCCAAGCGCCTGAAGGAGCTCGA
The nucleotide sequence above comes from Gammaproteobacteria bacterium. Encoded proteins:
- a CDS encoding transposase; this translates as MKKKRFTEEQIIRALKENEAGAKVADICRQAGICEATFYNWKSKYGGLEVNEAKRLKEL